In Pseudarthrobacter phenanthrenivorans Sphe3, one genomic interval encodes:
- a CDS encoding aldo/keto reductase, which produces MSLSHAYGVPPSRDEGLTMLRTALDEGIGMLDTATLYGGGRNEELVGAAIAGRRDEVFLASKCGMASVDGVKVIDGRPDTLRAQVDASLSRLGVDYIDLYYLHRWDKKVPIGDSVGALVEMVAAGKIGAIGLSEVSVGRLREAQAITSIAAVQNEYSLWSRNAELGMLDATREDGVTLVAFSPVGRGFLADAIKDPTELSPNDIRRSMPRFQPEHWGANVTLLASWRELAAEAGCTPAQLALAWLISRGDHVLPIPGTTSVAHLRENMAAADISVDGALLTRAGELIGTATISGARYAPASAAEVDAETFEDAA; this is translated from the coding sequence ATGTCGCTGAGTCACGCGTACGGTGTCCCCCCGTCGCGTGACGAGGGGCTGACGATGCTGCGCACAGCTCTCGATGAAGGCATCGGGATGCTCGACACGGCAACACTGTACGGCGGCGGCCGCAACGAAGAGCTTGTAGGTGCTGCGATCGCGGGGCGCCGTGACGAGGTCTTCCTGGCGAGCAAGTGCGGGATGGCGTCCGTCGACGGCGTGAAAGTCATCGATGGACGCCCCGATACGCTGCGGGCACAGGTCGACGCTTCGCTGAGCCGCCTTGGCGTCGACTACATCGACCTGTACTACCTTCACCGGTGGGACAAGAAGGTGCCAATCGGCGATAGCGTCGGCGCGCTGGTCGAGATGGTCGCCGCGGGCAAGATCGGCGCAATCGGCCTGTCCGAGGTGTCGGTCGGGCGACTGCGCGAGGCGCAGGCAATCACCTCTATCGCAGCCGTGCAGAACGAGTACTCGCTGTGGAGTCGCAATGCCGAGCTTGGCATGCTCGACGCCACTCGCGAGGACGGCGTGACTCTGGTTGCGTTTTCGCCGGTCGGAAGGGGTTTCCTCGCCGATGCGATCAAGGACCCAACTGAGCTGTCCCCAAACGACATCCGCCGCAGTATGCCGCGCTTCCAGCCCGAGCACTGGGGTGCAAATGTGACGCTGCTGGCCTCTTGGCGAGAGCTGGCTGCGGAGGCCGGTTGCACCCCAGCACAGCTCGCGCTGGCCTGGCTGATCTCCCGCGGCGATCATGTTCTGCCGATCCCGGGAACAACGAGCGTCGCGCACCTGCGTGAGAACATGGCGGCGGCCGACATCTCTGTCGACGGCGCGCTGCTGACGCGGGCCGGCGAGCTGATTGGCACGGCCACCATCTCTGGCGCGCGATATGCGCCAGCATCTGCCGCCGAAGTAGACGCTGAGACTTTCGAGGATGCCGCATGA
- a CDS encoding substrate-binding domain-containing protein gives MKAISSMATRRVLADLAEAAAAAGLPLLQLESVGGVDAAQRVTAGEPFDLVFLAEDALQRLAAERHVDPASIAPIVLSDVAVGVAARSADAAACSGGTAFTNADELRSALRAAFRIGYSTGPSGLELLRMIDHWGMTDEVSDRLVQARPGVPVARLLADGEVDLGLQQLSELVGQPGVCILGVLPADCAISTVFAGAVATSSNNAARAAEMLAFFRSDLAASIKSLHSFRAP, from the coding sequence ATGAAAGCGATCTCGTCGATGGCCACCCGCCGCGTTCTCGCCGACCTTGCCGAAGCTGCCGCCGCGGCGGGGCTACCGCTTCTGCAGCTCGAATCCGTAGGCGGAGTGGACGCCGCCCAGCGGGTGACCGCCGGCGAGCCGTTCGACCTTGTGTTCCTCGCCGAGGACGCTCTCCAACGCCTCGCTGCCGAGCGGCACGTCGACCCGGCATCCATCGCCCCGATCGTACTGTCGGATGTCGCCGTAGGCGTGGCCGCACGCAGCGCCGATGCAGCAGCATGTTCCGGAGGCACGGCCTTTACGAATGCCGACGAGCTTCGCAGCGCCCTGCGCGCGGCATTCCGCATCGGATATTCCACCGGACCGAGCGGCCTTGAGCTGTTGCGAATGATCGACCACTGGGGCATGACCGATGAAGTCAGCGACCGGCTTGTGCAGGCCCGTCCAGGCGTGCCCGTGGCGCGCCTGCTCGCAGATGGTGAGGTCGATCTCGGCCTGCAGCAGCTCAGCGAACTGGTCGGGCAGCCCGGCGTGTGTATCCTCGGCGTCCTCCCGGCCGACTGCGCGATCAGCACGGTCTTCGCGGGTGCTGTCGCGACATCCTCCAACAACGCGGCTCGTGCTGCGGAGATGTTGGCTTTCTTCCGCTCCGACCTCGCGGCATCCATCAAGTCGTTGCACAGTTTTCGCGCGCCCTGA
- a CDS encoding IclR family transcriptional regulator gives MLGMQSTNTDTESRNGPPPQYRIESVDNALRLLLLFETQPSIRLTDASNYLGVASSTAHRLMGMLLYRGFVRQNPATRAYEPGQALSSIAFAIRRQVDIRTLARPVLEQLFQQTGETVHFARLERTDAQFIDAIESSRAVRVGSRQGLTLPANCTATGKAMLSRLTQEQLHALYPKKELPGLTGNSITSRVDLEAELDEIRRIGYATSREESEDGVTSVAVSIAGPSGTLYGINVSVPAHRMSDKLRAELGEMLRTSAEDLQGLLL, from the coding sequence ATGTTAGGCATGCAGTCAACAAATACAGACACCGAGTCCAGAAACGGTCCGCCCCCGCAGTACCGTATCGAATCTGTTGACAATGCATTGCGACTGCTACTGCTATTCGAAACCCAACCCAGCATCCGGTTGACAGATGCGAGTAACTATCTGGGAGTCGCATCCTCGACGGCGCACCGGCTTATGGGGATGTTGCTCTACCGGGGTTTCGTGCGGCAAAATCCGGCTACTCGCGCCTATGAGCCAGGCCAGGCGCTCAGCTCCATTGCTTTCGCCATCAGGCGTCAAGTGGACATAAGGACCCTCGCCCGCCCTGTCCTTGAACAGCTATTCCAGCAAACAGGGGAAACGGTCCACTTCGCCCGTCTCGAGAGGACAGATGCCCAATTCATCGATGCCATCGAAAGCTCAAGGGCAGTGCGGGTAGGTTCCCGACAAGGCCTCACGTTACCGGCGAATTGCACTGCTACAGGAAAAGCGATGTTGAGCCGGCTCACCCAGGAGCAGCTACATGCGCTCTACCCGAAGAAGGAACTCCCAGGCCTGACAGGAAACTCCATAACGTCGCGGGTTGACCTTGAAGCCGAACTTGATGAAATTCGCCGCATTGGTTACGCGACAAGCAGGGAAGAAAGCGAAGACGGGGTCACTTCGGTCGCCGTATCGATTGCGGGACCGAGCGGCACGCTTTACGGAATAAACGTTTCGGTGCCCGCCCATCGCATGTCCGACAAGCTGCGAGCCGAACTCGGGGAAATGCTTCGCACCTCCGCTGAGGACCTTCAAGGACTGCTGCTTTAG
- a CDS encoding class II aldolase/adducin family protein, whose protein sequence is MGQTQPPPAHAAEREAIALACRVLAHRGLADGILGHISLRIGENSLLVRCRGPQERGLAFTEASDIRLVDLDGNPAAEGELEGGYAVPNELPLHTELLRQRSDINAVVHAHPPRVVAADLAGLGVRPIVGAFDIPGTRLAAGGVPVYPRGVLVRNRQLAAEMLHAMGDRPIVLLRGHGLTSAAETVEQAVLQAISVDTLAGLSLQVTASGGELADLPESDMAELPDLGGSFNTQTAWRHELARLKAAE, encoded by the coding sequence ATGGGACAAACTCAGCCGCCCCCGGCACACGCCGCGGAAAGGGAAGCCATTGCATTGGCCTGCCGCGTGCTGGCACACCGCGGCCTGGCAGACGGAATCCTCGGCCATATCAGCCTCCGAATAGGCGAGAACAGCCTGCTCGTTCGATGCAGGGGCCCCCAGGAGCGAGGATTGGCATTCACCGAAGCCAGCGACATCCGCCTGGTGGACCTCGACGGCAACCCTGCTGCTGAGGGCGAGCTGGAGGGAGGCTACGCCGTCCCGAACGAACTTCCACTGCACACCGAACTGTTACGGCAACGCAGTGACATTAACGCGGTCGTCCACGCGCACCCGCCGCGGGTTGTCGCCGCGGACCTCGCCGGGCTTGGTGTCCGCCCGATCGTCGGAGCCTTCGATATTCCCGGGACCCGCCTGGCAGCCGGCGGGGTGCCCGTGTACCCGCGAGGAGTGCTGGTCAGGAACCGCCAGCTGGCGGCGGAAATGCTCCACGCCATGGGTGACCGTCCTATAGTGCTGCTCCGCGGCCATGGGCTGACCAGCGCCGCGGAGACTGTGGAGCAAGCAGTGCTCCAGGCGATCAGCGTAGATACGCTTGCCGGGTTGTCACTCCAGGTAACGGCATCCGGGGGAGAGCTCGCAGACCTTCCAGAATCGGACATGGCTGAACTGCCCGACCTGGGTGGATCGTTCAACACCCAAACGGCCTGGAGACACGAACTCGCCCGGCTGAAGGCCGCCGAGTGA
- a CDS encoding NAD(P)/FAD-dependent oxidoreductase, giving the protein MDTVTVIVGSSIGGVRTAQSLRLEGYEGRIVIVGEETELPYDKPPLSKAVLAGTATEASACLLNRDQAQELGIELELGHAATGIDVAGNLLQLQGREALRFDNLVIATGAFARPSPWGHRPGIHVLRTLDDARSLRADLAKGGQLAVIGAGFIGAEAAATARGLGLEVTVIDPLPVPMSRIFNAEVGQWFGDLHRSNGVTTIFGTGVETIDGEQGSFTLRLTNGQNLEAATVLVGIGAVPNDAWLSSSGLLVDNGLVLDEYCRTVDAPQIYGVGDVARWRHQKHGEDIRIEHWTNAVEQAACVAYNITHPENPRAYTPVEYVWSDQHDWKIQVVGRVGGNAEHVTIGHPEVHGRFAALYTVDGTNLSGAAIVNWPKALLACRRGMGPGITVQELREKLEPMLDPQPLTAS; this is encoded by the coding sequence TTGGATACAGTAACTGTCATCGTCGGTTCCTCCATCGGGGGCGTGCGCACGGCGCAGTCCTTACGCCTGGAGGGATACGAAGGACGCATCGTCATCGTCGGTGAAGAAACAGAACTGCCCTACGACAAACCACCCTTGTCCAAGGCCGTCCTGGCGGGTACAGCGACCGAAGCCTCCGCCTGCTTGCTGAACCGCGACCAGGCGCAGGAACTGGGCATAGAACTGGAGCTTGGACATGCCGCTACCGGGATCGACGTCGCGGGCAACCTGCTCCAGCTGCAGGGCCGTGAAGCTCTGCGCTTCGATAACTTGGTCATTGCCACAGGCGCCTTTGCCCGGCCCTCCCCGTGGGGACACCGGCCCGGCATCCATGTTCTTCGTACCCTCGACGATGCCCGCAGCCTTCGCGCAGATCTTGCAAAGGGGGGACAGCTGGCTGTCATCGGTGCGGGGTTCATCGGGGCAGAAGCCGCGGCGACAGCACGAGGACTCGGTCTGGAAGTGACAGTCATTGACCCCCTCCCGGTCCCCATGAGCCGGATCTTCAATGCTGAAGTCGGGCAATGGTTCGGAGACCTTCACCGCAGCAACGGCGTGACGACGATCTTTGGTACCGGGGTTGAGACCATCGACGGCGAACAGGGCTCCTTCACCCTGCGGCTCACCAACGGCCAGAACCTGGAGGCCGCCACAGTTCTGGTCGGAATTGGCGCCGTTCCCAATGATGCCTGGCTCAGTTCTTCGGGTCTGCTCGTGGATAACGGACTGGTGCTCGACGAATACTGCCGTACGGTGGACGCCCCGCAAATCTACGGCGTCGGCGACGTTGCCCGGTGGCGGCACCAAAAACACGGCGAGGATATCCGGATTGAGCACTGGACGAACGCCGTCGAGCAGGCAGCGTGCGTGGCTTACAACATCACCCATCCGGAGAACCCCCGCGCCTACACTCCGGTCGAATACGTCTGGAGCGACCAACATGACTGGAAGATCCAGGTGGTAGGCCGGGTGGGCGGAAACGCCGAACACGTTACCATCGGGCATCCGGAAGTTCACGGCCGCTTTGCCGCCCTCTACACAGTCGACGGTACCAACCTGAGCGGTGCAGCGATCGTGAACTGGCCAAAGGCCCTTCTGGCATGCCGGCGGGGCATGGGTCCGGGGATCACGGTCCAAGAACTGCGGGAAAAACTAGAACCGATGCTGGACCCCCAGCCACTGACGGCATCGTAA
- a CDS encoding ferredoxin codes for MPVVKADLAACQGYANCVVGATDYFDLDDDGIVVLLKTEVPEADRARVVEAARSCPVSALIVED; via the coding sequence ATGCCTGTCGTAAAAGCAGACCTCGCAGCCTGCCAAGGGTACGCCAACTGCGTTGTCGGGGCGACCGACTACTTCGATCTGGATGATGACGGGATCGTAGTCCTCCTCAAGACCGAGGTACCCGAGGCTGACCGAGCCCGCGTCGTGGAGGCAGCCCGCAGCTGCCCCGTTTCCGCCCTGATAGTGGAGGACTAG
- a CDS encoding 3-phenylpropionate/cinnamic acid dioxygenase subunit beta has protein sequence MSVEADRNGKTLSEQSVLGGHAPRTQRTGESLPFDDALHLQAHRWLVDEAYLLDAQDYDAWMSRIAEDVHYLMPVRVTTALGAGYTTSPGMAHLDENRYSLSRRVARFATEHAWTEDPPSRLRHYVTNVRTFRTDNPDEIIVDSAVLLFRSRGDVREAATVSAGREDLLRRTGTGWELARRTIMVDESVIRMQNLAIFL, from the coding sequence ATGAGTGTTGAAGCCGACCGCAACGGCAAGACCCTTTCCGAACAGTCCGTTCTGGGCGGGCATGCCCCGCGCACCCAGAGAACAGGAGAATCCCTCCCGTTCGACGACGCGCTCCACCTTCAGGCGCACCGCTGGCTGGTTGATGAAGCCTATCTCCTGGACGCCCAGGACTACGACGCCTGGATGTCACGAATCGCTGAAGACGTGCACTATCTCATGCCGGTCCGGGTAACGACCGCCCTCGGCGCCGGATACACCACGTCCCCCGGCATGGCCCATCTCGACGAAAACAGGTACTCGCTCAGCCGGCGGGTAGCGCGTTTCGCCACCGAACATGCCTGGACAGAAGACCCGCCTTCACGGTTACGCCACTACGTCACGAACGTTCGAACATTCCGCACAGACAATCCGGATGAAATCATCGTGGATTCGGCGGTCCTGCTCTTCCGCAGCAGGGGTGACGTGCGTGAAGCAGCCACGGTGTCCGCCGGCCGGGAAGACCTGCTGCGCCGTACCGGAACGGGATGGGAGCTCGCACGCCGAACCATCATGGTGGACGAATCGGTTATCCGCATGCAGAACCTGGCCATATTCCTATGA